One genomic segment of candidate division KSB1 bacterium includes these proteins:
- a CDS encoding thiamine pyrophosphate-dependent enzyme yields MQTTGRVTAVRREVSGEEALALGAFRAGVELVGGFPGRPGARTLHLLGAAGQTRGVRAKWNISPVAALEEAVGSSLLGCRSLVCLPGGGLAAAVDPFVVAAATGIRAGLVVLAGDDPGTVEANAEIDARTVAALAHVPVLEPATPAQGAEMMEEAFRLSEEYQVPVMVRIVLAYAQMRGEVVVDRLVRHPPPAARFAREQGRWVATPAAAAERSARLRWKWERIAESFAHSLFNEVHGSARRAVVAVGHVAAEVEDIVGDLARGHFTLCKLGTPAPLPSGWLLGILQSCEEVAVLEESAPLVERALLELVHMRRLNVEVKGRLTGLVPPRSELFRWQLEEILSQFEPRFAPARPFFPYEEASQRPPEKGFCAGCPHVNAFRVLKQVLRAVYGDAPPIIVGDPGCTMRAALAPLTLIDVSYNLGSAVSIAKGLAAQVSTLPVIAVLGDTAFFAWGINGLVEAARERAQMIVVIFDNQTSATTGFQPNPGSTYVVQGERFKRVALEELVSACGVDLLRVVDPENETRTRQVFSEALTVDGLRVIVLRSPCPLIP; encoded by the coding sequence ATGCAAACCACGGGTCGTGTTACCGCCGTACGGAGGGAGGTTTCGGGTGAGGAGGCCCTCGCCTTAGGGGCATTCCGTGCAGGGGTGGAATTGGTGGGTGGGTTCCCTGGGCGCCCGGGTGCGCGCACGCTTCACCTGCTGGGTGCAGCCGGGCAGACGCGTGGCGTGCGCGCCAAGTGGAATATCAGTCCCGTGGCAGCACTCGAGGAGGCGGTGGGCAGCTCTCTTTTGGGTTGCCGCTCGCTGGTCTGTCTGCCCGGGGGCGGCCTGGCGGCCGCGGTTGACCCTTTTGTTGTCGCGGCGGCGACTGGGATCCGAGCCGGGCTCGTTGTCCTTGCTGGCGACGATCCGGGCACGGTGGAGGCAAATGCCGAAATCGACGCGCGGACCGTCGCTGCCCTTGCCCACGTGCCGGTGCTGGAGCCTGCCACACCCGCGCAAGGCGCAGAGATGATGGAGGAGGCCTTTCGCCTCTCTGAGGAGTACCAAGTTCCAGTGATGGTGCGCATCGTGCTGGCCTACGCGCAGATGCGAGGCGAGGTCGTGGTGGACAGGCTTGTCCGGCATCCTCCGCCAGCGGCACGTTTTGCGCGCGAACAAGGGCGGTGGGTTGCCACTCCAGCTGCCGCTGCGGAGCGCAGCGCACGTCTACGCTGGAAGTGGGAGCGCATTGCCGAGAGTTTCGCGCATTCGCTCTTCAATGAAGTACACGGCAGTGCACGGCGAGCGGTGGTCGCGGTTGGGCACGTGGCCGCCGAGGTGGAAGACATCGTGGGCGATTTGGCACGCGGCCACTTCACGCTCTGCAAGTTGGGGACCCCGGCGCCGCTGCCCAGCGGGTGGCTTCTGGGCATCCTCCAGTCGTGCGAGGAGGTGGCAGTGCTGGAGGAGAGCGCGCCGTTGGTGGAGCGGGCCTTGCTGGAGCTGGTGCACATGCGCCGGTTGAATGTCGAGGTGAAGGGGCGCCTCACCGGCCTTGTGCCGCCGCGCAGCGAGCTTTTCCGCTGGCAGCTGGAGGAGATTCTTTCACAGTTCGAGCCGCGATTTGCTCCAGCGCGCCCCTTCTTTCCCTATGAGGAGGCAAGCCAGCGCCCGCCGGAAAAGGGCTTTTGTGCCGGTTGTCCGCATGTGAACGCCTTCCGCGTTCTCAAACAGGTGCTGCGCGCCGTCTATGGCGATGCACCGCCGATCATTGTGGGCGATCCAGGGTGCACGATGCGGGCGGCACTTGCACCGCTGACGCTCATCGATGTCTCCTACAACCTTGGCTCAGCGGTGAGCATCGCCAAAGGATTGGCTGCGCAAGTGAGCACTCTGCCTGTCATCGCCGTGCTGGGGGATACCGCCTTCTTCGCCTGGGGCATCAACGGCCTTGTTGAAGCGGCACGGGAGCGCGCGCAAATGATTGTGGTCATCTTCGACAATCAGACTTCGGCCACCACTGGTTTTCAGCCCAATCCAGGAAGCACCTACGTGGTCCAGGGCGAGCGCTTCAAACGAGTGGCGCTGGAAGAGCTGGTGAGCGCGTGTGGCGTCGATCTCTTGCGGGTGGTTGACCCCGAAAACGAAACCCGCACGCGCCAGGTCTTCTCGGAGGCCCTCACCGTGGATGGCTTGCGCGTCATCGTGCTCCGTTCCCCGTGCCCCCTCATCCCTTGA
- a CDS encoding peptidylprolyl isomerase yields the protein MRRIAVAVALVVSLLLLACESRGPEVVARVGRHSLDVRSVADRYRWTRDFQVGKPITPEALKEFVDNTMLWELLFRAEGYRMGLQRDSAVVRRIESEKRDFLTMPNGPLYRAVAPKKIEITEPELHRLYAQLNEEVLIGQIVLKSERMADSLYEALRRGADFAAIARRFSADIPSALNGGEMTRYYTRGYLAPPLEEVAFSLGIDEISRPVKTAIGYHIVKLIDKRGFKPRPYAQVRRELEMQLRVAKTSQFMDGWVEDLFKRWRVTVNDTLGRYFVNMYVPGEGPVPSHLDPARAPGISLQTEAITWATGRWRVIDLLRHYNELDLSERVPLNCTEDLVAFAKRALFAELLYEEAKGLGLASSREFEEKTREITDRIVMQECRRRLVTSKVQVSEEEVLKEYQEQKEGKYKGLTYAQARARAYNWLVGTRTWALQAEVLQQLRSRHKVKWNQRTLAEAVSQLERRRQSQK from the coding sequence GTGAGGCGAATTGCGGTTGCTGTGGCACTTGTCGTGTCTCTTCTCTTGCTGGCATGCGAATCGCGCGGGCCTGAGGTGGTGGCAAGGGTCGGTCGGCACTCGCTGGACGTGCGCAGCGTAGCAGACCGCTACAGGTGGACGCGCGACTTCCAAGTGGGGAAACCGATCACGCCAGAAGCCCTCAAGGAGTTCGTGGACAACACCATGCTGTGGGAACTCCTCTTTCGGGCTGAGGGCTACCGCATGGGATTGCAGCGCGACAGTGCTGTGGTGCGCCGCATCGAGTCAGAAAAGCGTGATTTTTTGACCATGCCCAACGGACCGCTGTACCGTGCGGTGGCGCCCAAGAAGATAGAGATCACAGAACCGGAACTCCACAGGCTGTACGCGCAGCTCAACGAGGAAGTGCTCATCGGGCAAATAGTGCTCAAGTCGGAGCGCATGGCGGACTCCCTGTACGAGGCGCTTCGAAGGGGCGCAGACTTTGCCGCCATTGCCAGGCGGTTTTCAGCCGATATTCCCAGCGCATTGAATGGCGGGGAAATGACCCGCTACTACACGCGCGGCTATTTGGCCCCGCCGCTGGAGGAGGTAGCCTTTTCGCTGGGCATCGACGAGATCTCTCGCCCGGTGAAGACGGCCATCGGCTACCACATCGTGAAACTGATTGACAAACGGGGTTTCAAGCCTCGCCCGTATGCTCAGGTACGCCGTGAGCTGGAGATGCAACTGCGGGTGGCCAAGACGAGCCAGTTCATGGACGGATGGGTAGAAGACCTGTTCAAGCGGTGGCGCGTGACAGTGAACGACACCCTTGGACGCTACTTCGTCAACATGTACGTTCCCGGCGAGGGGCCGGTGCCGAGCCATCTGGATCCGGCGCGCGCTCCTGGCATTAGCTTGCAGACAGAAGCAATCACATGGGCGACCGGGCGGTGGCGAGTCATCGACTTGCTCCGGCACTACAACGAGCTTGACCTCAGCGAAAGGGTGCCCCTCAACTGCACGGAGGACCTTGTGGCTTTTGCCAAGCGAGCGCTCTTCGCGGAACTGCTGTACGAAGAAGCAAAGGGACTGGGGCTCGCTTCAAGCCGGGAGTTTGAGGAGAAGACGCGCGAGATCACCGATCGCATTGTCATGCAGGAGTGTCGCCGCAGGCTTGTCACCAGCAAGGTGCAGGTAAGCGAAGAGGAAGTCCTGAAGGAGTACCAGGAGCAGAAAGAGGGAAAGTACAAAGGGTTGACCTACGCCCAGGCGCGAGCCCGTGCTTACAACTGGCTGGTGGGAACTCGGACCTGGGCCCTGCAGGCGGAGGTGCTCCAACAGCTCCGCAGCCGCCACAAGGTCAAGTGGAATCAGCGGACGCTTGCTGAGGCGGTCAGCCAACTGGAGAGGCGTCGCCAGAGCCAGAAGTGA
- a CDS encoding DUF2914 domain-containing protein produces MLNKLSYLFVALVALFVLCQIILPKNKTAGVRRARQEVRTESRTERERSEPSSSRGVSRSRLRVAEIAICRDIKELRPVGVDTRFSPQVGSLFCFTLIEGATGPQVVYHDWQYEGRTQISVPLSVEDQRWRTWSKKAIRPDQVGTWKVEVRDGAGRLLGEARFEVTRSGR; encoded by the coding sequence ATGCTGAACAAGCTGAGCTATCTGTTCGTGGCACTGGTGGCGCTCTTTGTTCTGTGCCAAATAATCCTTCCGAAGAACAAAACGGCAGGCGTGCGCCGCGCACGGCAGGAAGTGAGGACAGAGTCGCGCACAGAGCGGGAGAGGAGCGAACCGTCTTCGTCCAGAGGTGTTTCGCGCTCACGACTGCGGGTTGCCGAGATCGCAATTTGCCGCGACATAAAGGAATTGCGCCCGGTGGGTGTGGACACGCGCTTTTCGCCGCAGGTTGGCTCGCTTTTCTGCTTCACCCTGATAGAAGGGGCCACCGGGCCCCAGGTGGTCTACCATGACTGGCAATACGAGGGGCGTACGCAGATTTCGGTGCCACTGAGCGTCGAGGACCAGCGGTGGCGGACGTGGAGCAAGAAAGCCATCAGGCCTGACCAGGTGGGAACGTGGAAGGTGGAAGTGCGGGATGGTGCGGGCCGCCTCCTTGGTGAGGCACGCTTCGAAGTGACCCGTTCCGGACGCTGA
- a CDS encoding ATP-binding protein, which translates to MAEDDSLVEKIGERAEVVRLRPAAEAGHPSAVAEVHKSFERCFERGQYKIVVDMSRVRFPSSSFIVTLFEATARARRAGGDVRLVNLTQTAKNNILTFSPLTYLSIDSDEREAFRELRALRAPVAEKPAAALERETANLATSPPAAPERDESQGKKHIRIQSQPEALYKVCNFVTELATQAGMPEREIAKLKIAVYEACLNVIEHAYHGDPTQWISVAVGYNDEKLTVVVHDEGESFKEEVSESYDVYEAADHRKTGGFGLHIIRRSVDELRYQADPVLGNKLVMVKYLTGKKRG; encoded by the coding sequence ATGGCTGAAGACGACAGCTTGGTCGAGAAGATCGGTGAGCGTGCGGAGGTGGTGCGGCTCCGCCCGGCGGCGGAGGCAGGCCACCCCTCGGCGGTGGCAGAGGTGCATAAGTCGTTTGAGCGCTGTTTCGAGCGGGGACAGTACAAGATCGTCGTGGACATGTCGCGCGTGCGCTTTCCGTCCTCCAGCTTCATCGTCACGCTGTTTGAGGCCACGGCGCGCGCCCGGCGAGCAGGTGGCGATGTCCGCCTGGTCAACCTCACTCAGACCGCGAAAAACAATATCCTGACCTTCAGCCCATTGACCTACCTGTCCATCGATAGCGACGAGCGCGAGGCATTTCGCGAGCTGCGTGCCTTGCGCGCACCCGTGGCCGAAAAACCGGCTGCGGCGTTGGAGCGCGAGACGGCCAACTTGGCTACATCGCCCCCTGCAGCACCGGAGCGCGACGAGAGTCAAGGCAAGAAACACATTCGCATTCAAAGTCAGCCTGAAGCGTTGTACAAGGTCTGCAACTTCGTCACGGAACTCGCGACGCAAGCGGGCATGCCGGAGCGAGAAATCGCCAAGTTGAAGATTGCCGTGTACGAGGCGTGTTTGAACGTTATCGAACACGCCTACCATGGCGATCCAACGCAGTGGATTTCTGTGGCGGTGGGCTACAACGACGAGAAGCTGACCGTTGTTGTCCATGACGAAGGGGAGAGCTTCAAGGAGGAGGTCAGCGAATCCTACGACGTGTACGAGGCGGCAGACCATCGGAAAACCGGCGGTTTTGGGCTGCACATCATTCGCCGCTCGGTGGATGAGCTTCGCTATCAGGCCGACCCGGTTCTCGGCAACAAGCTGGTGATGGTGAAATACCTCACCGGCAAGAAGAGAGGATGA
- the menA gene encoding 1,4-dihydroxy-2-naphthoate octaprenyltransferase: protein MRGKFGAFLAELRAPFFTASILPVVLGTTIAWVREEVCDRLLFGLALLGGVLLHAGTNVINDYFDHLTGADERNCDFVRPFTGGSRLIQSGRLTPKEVLGEAIVLYALACLIGLYLLFRVGYGVLVLGGIGLLSGFFYTFPPLALVSCGLGELAIGLNFGTLMTLGAYYVQTRHTAWEPVVASLPLAVLIAAVVFINQFQDADADATVGKRHWVVRLGRERAAHVYAMMLVFSYVAVVGGVVAGLLPWPVLLVLVTVPLAARAIKVARAYHSVPQALTPANGATIMIHAAVGVLLSAGYALMRIL, encoded by the coding sequence ATGAGAGGAAAGTTTGGCGCGTTTCTGGCAGAGCTGCGCGCGCCGTTTTTCACAGCGAGCATCCTGCCAGTGGTGCTGGGAACTACAATTGCCTGGGTGAGGGAAGAGGTATGCGACCGCCTTCTCTTCGGCCTCGCCTTGCTCGGGGGTGTGTTGCTGCACGCTGGTACAAATGTGATCAACGACTATTTCGACCACCTCACCGGGGCGGACGAGAGGAACTGCGACTTCGTGCGCCCGTTCACAGGCGGGAGCCGTCTCATCCAGAGCGGCCGACTCACACCAAAGGAGGTGCTCGGCGAGGCGATAGTTCTGTACGCGCTGGCTTGTCTGATCGGGCTCTACCTTCTGTTCCGTGTCGGCTATGGGGTGCTGGTCCTTGGCGGGATCGGACTGCTGAGCGGCTTCTTTTACACGTTCCCGCCGCTGGCGCTGGTCAGCTGCGGCCTTGGTGAGCTGGCCATAGGACTGAACTTCGGCACGCTGATGACGCTGGGCGCCTACTACGTGCAGACCAGGCATACGGCCTGGGAGCCTGTGGTGGCCTCGCTGCCGCTCGCAGTGTTGATCGCGGCGGTGGTCTTCATCAATCAGTTTCAGGACGCAGACGCAGATGCCACGGTCGGCAAGCGGCATTGGGTGGTGCGTTTGGGGCGGGAACGTGCAGCGCATGTGTACGCAATGATGCTTGTCTTCTCGTATGTAGCTGTGGTGGGTGGCGTCGTTGCTGGGCTGTTGCCGTGGCCTGTGCTGCTGGTGCTGGTGACCGTGCCCTTGGCAGCCAGGGCGATCAAGGTGGCCAGGGCCTACCACAGCGTACCACAAGCCTTGACGCCAGCCAACGGGGCCACGATCATGATTCACGCGGCCGTCGGGGTATTGCTATCGGCCGGCTATGCCTTGATGCGCATCCTGTAG
- a CDS encoding long-chain fatty acid--CoA ligase — translation MERPWLTSYDQAVSRTLDVPGIPITHLLSSAVTERPGGTAIHFLGRAITYRELGSLVDRLASALHRLGVRRGERVAIVLPNIPQYVVAHWATLQLGALVVPTNPLYTERELAHQLHDSGAETVVILDLLLPRLQRIRQHLPIKSVIVASISDFLPPVLRLLYSMKRLKDRKRLRLSSRDGLYHFREVLSWGDGLVPQVDLRPEDTAILLYTGGTTGLAKGAELTHVNLVANALQARRWVWDIKDGQEVILTVLPLFHSYAMTACHHLAIQCKSAMVLLPRFEPMQVIKAIHRYRVTIFPGVPTMYVAINHHPKANKFDLASVRVCISGGAPLPVEVQTKFEQLTGGRLVEGYGLSECSPVTHCNPIHGKRKAGSIGLPWPGTDARVVDLETRRPVPTGQVGELLIRGPQVMKGYWRNPEETAQVLQNGWLATGDIARMDEEGFFYIVDRKKDMIVTGGLNVYPREVEEVLYEHPCVHEAAAIGVPDEYYGERVKVYIVPKAGAHLSADEILRFCQWRLAKFKLPKEIEFRDALPKSLIGKVLRRELLAEHLAQLSQRSSVGGDHGKEKE, via the coding sequence ATGGAACGACCGTGGCTCACCTCCTACGACCAGGCAGTCAGTCGGACGCTTGATGTCCCCGGCATACCGATTACCCATCTGCTGTCCTCTGCTGTTACCGAACGGCCTGGGGGCACAGCGATCCACTTTTTGGGCCGGGCGATCACCTATCGCGAACTCGGTAGCCTGGTTGACCGCTTAGCGAGCGCCCTGCACCGGCTAGGGGTGCGCAGGGGGGAGCGCGTGGCCATCGTGCTGCCCAACATTCCGCAATACGTCGTCGCGCATTGGGCAACCCTGCAACTGGGAGCGCTGGTGGTCCCCACCAATCCCTTGTACACCGAGCGAGAACTTGCCCACCAGCTGCACGACAGCGGCGCTGAGACGGTGGTAATCCTTGACCTTCTCCTGCCGCGTCTGCAGCGAATCCGCCAACATCTTCCGATCAAAAGCGTCATCGTAGCCTCGATTAGCGATTTCCTGCCACCGGTGCTGAGGCTGCTGTACTCAATGAAGCGGCTCAAGGATAGGAAGCGCCTCCGGCTCTCTTCGCGGGACGGTCTGTATCACTTTCGGGAAGTGCTTTCGTGGGGCGACGGGCTGGTGCCCCAGGTGGACCTTCGTCCAGAAGACACGGCCATCTTGCTGTACACCGGGGGAACGACAGGACTTGCCAAAGGAGCGGAGTTGACCCATGTCAATCTCGTGGCGAACGCTCTTCAAGCGCGTCGTTGGGTCTGGGACATTAAGGATGGGCAGGAGGTGATTCTGACGGTTCTCCCCCTGTTTCACAGTTACGCCATGACCGCCTGCCATCACTTGGCTATCCAGTGCAAATCGGCGATGGTGCTCTTGCCGCGTTTCGAGCCGATGCAAGTGATAAAGGCAATTCACAGGTACCGAGTCACCATTTTCCCTGGCGTGCCGACCATGTATGTGGCTATCAACCACCATCCCAAGGCCAACAAGTTCGACTTGGCATCGGTGCGGGTCTGCATCAGCGGCGGAGCGCCCTTGCCAGTGGAGGTGCAGACGAAATTCGAACAACTCACAGGCGGCAGGCTCGTCGAAGGTTACGGTCTTTCGGAGTGCTCTCCAGTTACTCATTGCAATCCTATCCATGGCAAACGCAAGGCCGGCTCCATTGGCCTTCCGTGGCCTGGGACCGATGCGCGCGTCGTCGATCTGGAAACGCGGAGGCCCGTGCCCACTGGCCAGGTTGGTGAACTCTTGATTCGTGGCCCGCAGGTGATGAAGGGCTATTGGCGCAATCCTGAGGAGACGGCGCAAGTGTTGCAGAACGGCTGGCTGGCCACCGGTGACATTGCCCGCATGGACGAGGAAGGCTTCTTCTACATCGTCGACCGCAAGAAGGACATGATAGTCACCGGCGGCTTGAACGTCTACCCGCGGGAGGTAGAGGAGGTTCTCTACGAGCACCCATGCGTGCATGAGGCGGCTGCAATAGGCGTTCCGGACGAATACTACGGCGAACGCGTCAAAGTCTACATTGTGCCAAAGGCAGGGGCACACCTTTCCGCCGACGAGATTCTTCGGTTCTGCCAGTGGAGACTGGCCAAGTTCAAGCTGCCCAAGGAGATCGAGTTTCGGGATGCTTTGCCTAAATCGCTGATTGGCAAGGTGCTGCGCCGGGAGCTGCTCGCGGAGCATTTGGCCCAGCTCTCGCAGCGGTCGAGTGTCGGCGGAGATCATGGCAAGGAGAAGGAATGA
- a CDS encoding alanine--tRNA ligase-related protein codes for MTERLYWLDAYLREFEAQVVEVRPVDHGCAVILDRTAFYPTSGGQMHDTGQLAGFPVEDVVEEDGVVIHKVRGHVAEGANVRCSLDWERRFDFMQQHTAFHVLAQAFLRVTGAQTLSSHLGEEVSTLELALGEIDQETLAAAEELANRVLWANRPVRSYFVEADEAAQLPLRKRPAVNGRIRLIEIADFDLDPCSGTHVAATGEVGLVKIVGREKLRGHLRFRFVAGKRAVRDYGQKAATLEALAGELTTGEGEVLSSVRKLREELQNTTRQLRASQERLLIALRESLLSTQPDSILQVVEELEGLDWALVRKLAFQLLDGGIPTVILAQSAPAVHLAVGTRLSGADLRALVPELCTRLGAKGGGRPHFVEVAGGQREHLPATVAWLRSAVEHLAGKEARSSGS; via the coding sequence ATGACGGAGCGACTTTACTGGCTTGATGCCTACTTGCGAGAATTTGAGGCGCAAGTCGTCGAGGTGAGGCCTGTCGACCACGGTTGTGCCGTCATACTGGACAGAACTGCCTTTTACCCCACGTCAGGCGGACAGATGCATGACACCGGGCAATTGGCCGGATTCCCAGTCGAAGATGTGGTTGAAGAGGATGGGGTGGTCATCCACAAGGTACGCGGACATGTGGCCGAGGGGGCAAACGTGCGCTGCAGCCTGGACTGGGAGCGCCGCTTTGACTTTATGCAACAGCACACTGCTTTCCACGTCCTGGCCCAGGCATTCTTGCGCGTGACCGGTGCGCAGACTCTTTCCTCCCATCTGGGCGAGGAGGTTTCTACCCTGGAGCTTGCGCTTGGCGAGATCGACCAGGAAACCCTCGCCGCCGCGGAGGAGCTTGCTAATCGCGTGCTCTGGGCAAATCGCCCCGTGCGCAGCTACTTTGTGGAGGCGGATGAAGCCGCGCAGCTTCCCCTGCGCAAGAGGCCCGCAGTCAACGGCCGCATTCGCCTGATCGAGATTGCCGATTTTGACCTTGACCCTTGCAGTGGAACGCACGTGGCCGCAACTGGGGAAGTCGGCCTGGTGAAGATTGTGGGGAGAGAGAAGCTCCGGGGACATCTGCGGTTTCGCTTTGTGGCGGGAAAGCGCGCCGTGCGCGACTATGGGCAGAAGGCCGCGACGTTGGAGGCGTTGGCTGGCGAGCTGACGACTGGCGAAGGGGAGGTACTGTCCTCAGTGCGCAAGTTGCGTGAGGAGCTGCAAAACACCACCAGGCAACTTCGCGCAAGTCAGGAGCGCCTTCTGATTGCCCTGCGGGAAAGCCTTCTCTCGACTCAACCGGATTCGATACTCCAAGTGGTGGAAGAACTGGAGGGCCTCGACTGGGCGCTCGTGCGCAAACTGGCATTCCAACTCCTCGATGGCGGCATCCCAACAGTCATCTTGGCGCAGTCGGCCCCGGCCGTGCACCTGGCGGTGGGTACCAGGCTTTCCGGTGCTGACCTACGGGCGCTCGTCCCGGAACTCTGCACTCGTCTCGGCGCCAAAGGAGGCGGACGCCCCCACTTTGTGGAGGTGGCAGGAGGGCAGCGAGAGCATTTGCCCGCCACGGTGGCCTGGCTCCGTTCGGCCGTGGAACATTTGGCTGGGAAGGAGGCCCGTTCCTCTGGGAGTTAG
- a CDS encoding DUF4384 domain-containing protein, with protein MNQRTLVMLAAVAAVAMLAVPARSSIDYSMAVEVWTDRGEDFFYLPGDPFRVYFRAPEDCYLVSYEIDTEGNVYLLFPAPYGRAFFARGGLVYCVNDLVEEADLAVFGPSGVGYIGVLASPVPFRVPTWLRPHPALRGWVTVYQRWYYPPVVVEPYVAIFNINAKIAEGWGWGLRFGVGYCWFYVERRYVPVYPIWHPRYWEVRLVTRPLYDRLWARHDGFYRLPPRRGEDRYVPRQPERQPPERRPFERPRQFRASPAPEPPAWVKAVESWRSHDNDPVRLGRPDDSRQRIAREVSSERESRPEGQSAQPGYPRVWERTGPQATPGSAEAARSHHRVPHDQEGQGLRNRSPRGQQPPVERQVFAPRNQERQREPRTEGQARVRSAAPVPVRAQSQEARPAPGNETQTSGAYKAPNHSERKPLGPSKGSDGASRFLPRGRSPRS; from the coding sequence ATGAACCAGCGCACATTGGTGATGCTTGCCGCCGTTGCGGCGGTGGCGATGCTGGCAGTGCCAGCCCGCTCATCCATCGACTATTCGATGGCGGTGGAAGTCTGGACCGACCGCGGCGAGGATTTCTTCTACCTGCCGGGGGATCCCTTTCGAGTTTACTTCAGGGCACCAGAAGATTGTTACCTGGTGAGCTACGAGATAGACACCGAGGGCAACGTTTACCTTCTATTCCCTGCACCTTACGGCAGAGCTTTCTTTGCCAGGGGCGGCCTGGTCTATTGCGTCAACGACTTGGTCGAAGAGGCCGATTTGGCCGTGTTCGGACCTTCGGGAGTTGGCTATATCGGCGTGTTGGCAAGCCCCGTGCCGTTCCGCGTGCCGACTTGGCTGCGCCCGCATCCTGCCCTGCGCGGCTGGGTAACCGTGTACCAGCGCTGGTACTACCCTCCGGTGGTCGTAGAGCCATACGTGGCAATCTTCAACATCAACGCCAAGATCGCAGAAGGGTGGGGATGGGGCCTGCGGTTCGGGGTGGGCTACTGTTGGTTCTACGTGGAGCGGCGCTACGTGCCGGTCTACCCGATTTGGCATCCGCGCTATTGGGAAGTGCGCCTGGTGACGCGCCCACTCTACGACCGTCTGTGGGCTCGGCACGATGGCTTCTACCGGCTTCCTCCGCGCAGGGGGGAGGACCGCTATGTGCCACGGCAGCCGGAGCGTCAACCTCCCGAGCGGCGGCCGTTTGAACGTCCGCGGCAGTTCCGCGCCTCACCGGCGCCAGAACCTCCCGCTTGGGTGAAGGCTGTGGAATCCTGGCGGAGTCATGACAACGACCCTGTAAGACTTGGTCGGCCGGACGACTCGCGGCAGAGGATAGCGCGTGAAGTCTCCTCCGAGAGAGAATCCCGGCCAGAAGGACAGTCAGCACAGCCGGGGTATCCCCGTGTCTGGGAACGCACCGGTCCTCAGGCCACACCGGGTAGCGCTGAGGCGGCTCGGTCTCACCATCGTGTGCCGCACGACCAGGAAGGCCAGGGGTTGCGGAACCGGAGTCCTCGGGGCCAGCAGCCGCCTGTGGAACGCCAGGTCTTTGCGCCAAGGAATCAGGAGCGGCAACGTGAGCCGAGAACTGAAGGCCAGGCTCGCGTGCGTAGCGCTGCGCCGGTGCCTGTTCGCGCCCAGAGTCAAGAGGCACGCCCAGCGCCGGGGAACGAGACACAAACGAGTGGGGCGTACAAGGCTCCAAATCACTCCGAGCGCAAACCACTCGGCCCGAGCAAAGGGAGCGATGGCGCGTCTCGATTTCTCCCGCGAGGCCGCTCTCCGCGCTCTTAG
- a CDS encoding bifunctional enoyl-CoA hydratase/phosphate acetyltransferase, translated as MDGLAVEGRMIRHFDQLVAEVQKVGRKKIAVAMADEEDAIRAVAHARVQGVAEPVLVGEREAILRAAEEAGVDGAGLLIEHAQGEAEAVARAVELVRTGAADVLMKGRCSTATFLKGILDKEKGLRGSGILSHLAAFEVPSYPKLILMSDAAMNVYPDLQAKVAIVQNAIAVAHRLGITKPKVALIAAVEKVNHEGMPCTADAAVIAKMAERGQIQGAFVDGPLAVDNALSAKSCEVKGIASPVGGDADILIMPTIEVGNCFYKTLTVLAGARCAGIVVGAKAPVVLSSRADSDDTKFLSIALAIKVS; from the coding sequence ATGGACGGACTCGCAGTGGAGGGAAGGATGATCAGGCACTTTGACCAGTTGGTGGCAGAGGTGCAGAAAGTCGGCCGCAAGAAGATTGCGGTGGCAATGGCCGATGAGGAGGATGCCATTCGTGCGGTAGCGCACGCCCGCGTGCAGGGCGTTGCCGAGCCGGTGCTGGTGGGCGAAAGAGAGGCCATACTGCGGGCAGCCGAAGAGGCAGGGGTCGATGGGGCAGGGTTGCTCATTGAGCATGCCCAGGGCGAAGCTGAAGCAGTGGCCAGGGCAGTGGAGCTCGTCCGCACTGGCGCCGCAGACGTGCTCATGAAAGGTCGCTGCTCAACCGCTACCTTCCTCAAGGGTATTCTCGACAAAGAGAAAGGCTTGCGCGGCTCCGGGATCCTCTCGCACCTTGCCGCCTTTGAAGTGCCCTCTTACCCCAAGCTGATCCTGATGTCCGATGCGGCAATGAATGTCTATCCCGACCTACAGGCGAAAGTGGCGATTGTGCAGAATGCGATTGCAGTGGCGCATCGGCTGGGCATAACCAAGCCAAAAGTGGCCCTCATCGCTGCAGTGGAGAAGGTGAACCACGAAGGCATGCCCTGCACTGCCGACGCAGCTGTTATCGCCAAAATGGCCGAGCGTGGCCAAATCCAGGGGGCGTTTGTTGACGGCCCGCTGGCGGTGGACAATGCCCTGAGCGCCAAGTCCTGCGAGGTCAAAGGGATCGCAAGTCCTGTGGGTGGCGACGCGGACATACTTATCATGCCGACCATCGAAGTGGGTAACTGCTTCTACAAGACTCTCACGGTGCTCGCTGGAGCCCGCTGTGCCGGCATCGTTGTCGGTGCGAAGGCACCTGTGGTGCTCTCCTCGCGGGCAGATAGCGACGACACGAAATTCCTCTCCATTGCCCTGGCCATCAAGGTCAGCTGA